One Megalops cyprinoides isolate fMegCyp1 chromosome 23, fMegCyp1.pri, whole genome shotgun sequence genomic region harbors:
- the ndufb2 gene encoding NADH dehydrogenase [ubiquinone] 1 beta subcomplex subunit 2, mitochondrial: protein MSSFGRAVGLLRAGTQILRRGPQKMVVRRAGGGTHIEPQYRQAPQVTKNQVFQAELLSSAMWFWILWHLWHDPDAVLGHFPWPDASQWTDEELGIPPDDEE from the exons ATGTCTTCTTTTGGAAGAGCTGTGGGCTTGCTTCGAGCCGGGACGCAGATTCTCAGACGAGGCCCGCAGAAGATGGTCGTCAGAAG GGCTGGCGGTGGAACTCACATTGAGCCCCAGTACAGGCAGGCCCCTCAGGTCACCAAGAACCAGGTGTTCCAGGCAGAGCTGCTGAGCAGCGCCATGTGGTTCTGGATCCTCTGGCACCTGTGGCACGACCCGGACGCGGTGCTG GGTCATTTCCCATGGCCTGACGCCTCCCAGTGGACAGACGAGGAACTTGGTATCCCTCCAGATGACGAGGAGTGA
- the kdm7ab gene encoding lysine-specific demethylase 7B isoform X2 has protein sequence MAAAPLYCVCRQPYDVSRFMIECDICKDWFHGSCVQVEEHHAVDIDVYHCPNCDVIHGPSLMKKRNNWHRHDYTEPDDGTKPVQAGTSVFVKELRARTFPSADDILVRMQGSQVTQKYLEKQGFQYPIAVAKLDGLGLQLPPPSFSVKDVEQYVGSDKIIDVIDVARQADSKMKLGEFVKYFYSPSRPKVLNVISLEFSDTKMAELVVVPDIAQKMSWVENYWPDDSFFPKPFVQKYCLMGVKDSYTDFHIDFGGTSVWYHVLWGEKIFYLIKPTPANLALYEAWSSSPNQSEVFFGEKVDKCYKCVVRQGTTLLIPTGWIHAVLTSQDCMAFGGNFLHNLNIAMQLRCYEMERRLKTPDLFKFPYFEAICWYVAKNLLETLKELREDNCQPPAYLVEGVKALTTALRNWLKREVTEPASEVPDHIRPNHLIKELTKEIRYQEEEQGGAGGSKPMKSQGSGMCPVTRSTLERGTQARRTARRLRDHHAAKTPSNLDILELHTREVLRRLEVAPFEEDTAFSSRVNGKFNKVSTASAAAVERSLDNDLRLVLCNGRIIRDQRQRATEKSMGTAGSDGPVGPQKDTGRMKVERDESGQGQRSTKERDEKPRRIKMFLESVKSELRNGGSSGHSEESDSGSEDSCTTQQKDSSEDDSGSSEEEEEEKEAVSSRREAGRGSGRVMDLYPANQRHRHRSKPLKRERPTSPSTEEAIQGMLSMAGLLCPQQPDEGATSQEPWWSSPAHPSPNCGGGEESQGDSDSNSALSHQGALRPQSDLRTECRPGLHQRIQESKKFMDSQSSGSSSSSSEAWANHRLSPDPPSPLRRDASPGMEYQYSETSLSPPLHPSKRLASNPPPISNQATKGKRPKKGMATAKQRLGKILKLNRHSRFFV, from the exons CTGTGTCCAAGTTGAGGAGCACCATGCTGTGGACATCGATGTCTACCACTGTCCCAACTGCGATGTCATACACGGACCCTCCCTGA TGAAGAAGCGCAATAACTGGCACAGGCACGACTACACTGAGCCGGACGACGGCACCAAGCCAGTGCAGGCCGGCACCTCCGTGTTCGTGAAGGAGCTGCGTGCCCGGACCTTCCCCAG TGCTGATGATATCCTGGTGCGGATGCAGGGGAGCCAGGTGACCCAGAAGTACCTGGAGAAGCAGGGCTTCCAGTACCCCATCGCAGTGGCCAAACTGGATGGGCTGGGCCTTCAGCTGCCgcccccctccttctctgtcaaGGACGTGGAGCAGTATGTCG GGAGCGATAAAATCATCGACGTCATCGACGTGGCCCGGCAGGCAGACAGCAAGATGAAGCTGGGCGAGTTCGTCAAGTATTTCTACAGCCCCAGTCGGCCAAAGGTTCTGAACGTCATCAGCCTGGAGTTCTCCGACACCAA gatgGCAGAGCTGGTGGTGGTGCCGGACATCGCCCAGAAGATGTCATGGGTGGAGAACTACTGGCCTGACGACTCCTTCTTCCCCAAGCCCTTCGTGCAGAAGTACTGCCTCATGGGGGTGAAGGACAGCTACACGGACTTCCACATAGACTTCGGGGGCACCTCTGTGTGGTACCATGTGCTCTGG GGCGAAAAGATTTTTTACTTGATAAAGCCGACGCCGGCGAACCTTGCACTATACGAGGCGTGGAGCTCGTCCCCCAACCAGAGCGAAGTGTTCTTCGGGGAGAAGGTGGACAAGTGCTACAAGTGCGTGGTGCGGCAGGGAACCACACTTCTCATCCCCACAG GCTGGATCCATGCTGTCCTCACCTCTCAGGATTGCATGGCATTTGGAGGCAACTTCCTTCACAACCTTAACATAGCCATGCAGCTCAG GTGTTACGAGATGGAGCGAAGGCTGAAGACTCCTGACCTCTTCAAATTCCCCTACTTCGAGGCCATCTGCTGGTATGTGGCCAAGAATCTGCTGGAGACTCTGAAAG aaTTACGAGAAGATAACTGCCAGCCGCCGGCCTACCTGGTAGAGGGAGTGAAAGCTTTAACTACTGCACTGAGGAACTGGCTGAAAAGAGAG gttaCTGAACCAGCCAGCGAGGTCCCCGATCATATCAGGCCCAACCATCTGATAAAGGAGCTCACAAAGGAAATCCGCTACCAGGAG gaggagcagggcGGTGCCGGCGGCAGCAAGCCGATGAAATCTCAGGGAAGCGGTATGTGCCCCGTGACGCGGTCCACGCTGGAGCGGGGCACGCAGGCACGGCGGACGGCCAGGCGGCTGCGCGACCACCACGCCGCCAAGACGCCCTCCAACCTGGACATCCTGGAGCTGCACACGCGTGAGGTGCTGAGGAGGCTGGAGGTGGCCCCCTTCGAGGAG GATACCGCCTTCAGCTCCAGGGTGAATGGGAAGTTCAACAAGGTCTCCACGGCGTCGGCGGCGGCGGTGGAGAGGAGTTTGGACAACGACCTGCGTCTGGTGCTGTGCAACGGCAGGATTATCAG AGACCAGAGGCAGCGCGCCACGGAGAAGAGTATGGGGACAGCGGGCAGTGACGGGCCAGTGGGCCCCCAGAAGGACACAGGCAGGATGAAAGTGGAGCGGGATGAATCGGGCCAGGGACAGCGCAGCACCAAGGAGAGGGACGAGAAACCCAGGCGCATCAAGA tgtttttggAAAGCGTGAAATCTGAACTCAGGAACGGAGGATCATCAGGGCACTCTGAGGAGTCCGACTCGGGCTCTGAAGACAGTTGCACTACACAG cagaAAGACTCTTCAGAGGACGATTCAGGGAGCtcggaggaagaggaggaggagaaggaggcggTATCCTCACGGAGAGAGGCCGGGAGAGGCTCAGGGCGCGTGATGGATCTGTACCCGGCCAATCAGAGACACCGACACCGGAGCAAACCACTGAAaag AGAACGTCCTACCTCGCCGAGCACAGAAGAAGCTATTCAGGGCATGCTGTCCATGGCAGGCCTGCTGTGCCCACAGCAGCCAGACGAGGGCGCCACGTCTCAGGAGCCCTGGTGGTCCAGCCCAGCCCACCCCTCTCCGAACTGCG gtgggggagaggagagccAGGGGGATTCAGACAGTAACTCTGCACTCAGCCATCAG GGTGCACTGAGGCCGCAGAGCGACCTCCGGACGGAGTGCCGGCCGGGGCTCCACCAGAGGATCCAGGAGAGCAAAAAATTCATGGACAGCCagagcagcggcagcagcagcagcagcagcgaggCATGGGCCAATCACAGGCTCTCTCCagacccccccagccccctgcgCCGGGACGCCAGCCCTGGGATGGAGTACCAGTACAGCGAGACGTCCCTGTCGCCCCCTCTGCACCCTTCCAAGAGGCTCGCCTCCAACCCCCCTCCCATCAGCAACCAGGCCACAAAAG GCAAACGTCCCAAGAAAGGCATGGCCACTGCCAAACAGAGACTGGGGAAGATCCTCAAACTGAACCGGCACAGTCGTTTCTTTGTGtag
- the kdm7ab gene encoding lysine-specific demethylase 7B isoform X1 — MAAAPLYCVCRQPYDVSRFMIECDICKDWFHGSCVQVEEHHAVDIDVYHCPNCDVIHGPSLMKKRNNWHRHDYTEPDDGTKPVQAGTSVFVKELRARTFPSSADDILVRMQGSQVTQKYLEKQGFQYPIAVAKLDGLGLQLPPPSFSVKDVEQYVGSDKIIDVIDVARQADSKMKLGEFVKYFYSPSRPKVLNVISLEFSDTKMAELVVVPDIAQKMSWVENYWPDDSFFPKPFVQKYCLMGVKDSYTDFHIDFGGTSVWYHVLWGEKIFYLIKPTPANLALYEAWSSSPNQSEVFFGEKVDKCYKCVVRQGTTLLIPTGWIHAVLTSQDCMAFGGNFLHNLNIAMQLRCYEMERRLKTPDLFKFPYFEAICWYVAKNLLETLKELREDNCQPPAYLVEGVKALTTALRNWLKREVTEPASEVPDHIRPNHLIKELTKEIRYQEEEQGGAGGSKPMKSQGSGMCPVTRSTLERGTQARRTARRLRDHHAAKTPSNLDILELHTREVLRRLEVAPFEEDTAFSSRVNGKFNKVSTASAAAVERSLDNDLRLVLCNGRIIRDQRQRATEKSMGTAGSDGPVGPQKDTGRMKVERDESGQGQRSTKERDEKPRRIKMFLESVKSELRNGGSSGHSEESDSGSEDSCTTQQKDSSEDDSGSSEEEEEEKEAVSSRREAGRGSGRVMDLYPANQRHRHRSKPLKRERPTSPSTEEAIQGMLSMAGLLCPQQPDEGATSQEPWWSSPAHPSPNCGGGEESQGDSDSNSALSHQGALRPQSDLRTECRPGLHQRIQESKKFMDSQSSGSSSSSSEAWANHRLSPDPPSPLRRDASPGMEYQYSETSLSPPLHPSKRLASNPPPISNQATKGKRPKKGMATAKQRLGKILKLNRHSRFFV, encoded by the exons CTGTGTCCAAGTTGAGGAGCACCATGCTGTGGACATCGATGTCTACCACTGTCCCAACTGCGATGTCATACACGGACCCTCCCTGA TGAAGAAGCGCAATAACTGGCACAGGCACGACTACACTGAGCCGGACGACGGCACCAAGCCAGTGCAGGCCGGCACCTCCGTGTTCGTGAAGGAGCTGCGTGCCCGGACCTTCCCCAG cAGTGCTGATGATATCCTGGTGCGGATGCAGGGGAGCCAGGTGACCCAGAAGTACCTGGAGAAGCAGGGCTTCCAGTACCCCATCGCAGTGGCCAAACTGGATGGGCTGGGCCTTCAGCTGCCgcccccctccttctctgtcaaGGACGTGGAGCAGTATGTCG GGAGCGATAAAATCATCGACGTCATCGACGTGGCCCGGCAGGCAGACAGCAAGATGAAGCTGGGCGAGTTCGTCAAGTATTTCTACAGCCCCAGTCGGCCAAAGGTTCTGAACGTCATCAGCCTGGAGTTCTCCGACACCAA gatgGCAGAGCTGGTGGTGGTGCCGGACATCGCCCAGAAGATGTCATGGGTGGAGAACTACTGGCCTGACGACTCCTTCTTCCCCAAGCCCTTCGTGCAGAAGTACTGCCTCATGGGGGTGAAGGACAGCTACACGGACTTCCACATAGACTTCGGGGGCACCTCTGTGTGGTACCATGTGCTCTGG GGCGAAAAGATTTTTTACTTGATAAAGCCGACGCCGGCGAACCTTGCACTATACGAGGCGTGGAGCTCGTCCCCCAACCAGAGCGAAGTGTTCTTCGGGGAGAAGGTGGACAAGTGCTACAAGTGCGTGGTGCGGCAGGGAACCACACTTCTCATCCCCACAG GCTGGATCCATGCTGTCCTCACCTCTCAGGATTGCATGGCATTTGGAGGCAACTTCCTTCACAACCTTAACATAGCCATGCAGCTCAG GTGTTACGAGATGGAGCGAAGGCTGAAGACTCCTGACCTCTTCAAATTCCCCTACTTCGAGGCCATCTGCTGGTATGTGGCCAAGAATCTGCTGGAGACTCTGAAAG aaTTACGAGAAGATAACTGCCAGCCGCCGGCCTACCTGGTAGAGGGAGTGAAAGCTTTAACTACTGCACTGAGGAACTGGCTGAAAAGAGAG gttaCTGAACCAGCCAGCGAGGTCCCCGATCATATCAGGCCCAACCATCTGATAAAGGAGCTCACAAAGGAAATCCGCTACCAGGAG gaggagcagggcGGTGCCGGCGGCAGCAAGCCGATGAAATCTCAGGGAAGCGGTATGTGCCCCGTGACGCGGTCCACGCTGGAGCGGGGCACGCAGGCACGGCGGACGGCCAGGCGGCTGCGCGACCACCACGCCGCCAAGACGCCCTCCAACCTGGACATCCTGGAGCTGCACACGCGTGAGGTGCTGAGGAGGCTGGAGGTGGCCCCCTTCGAGGAG GATACCGCCTTCAGCTCCAGGGTGAATGGGAAGTTCAACAAGGTCTCCACGGCGTCGGCGGCGGCGGTGGAGAGGAGTTTGGACAACGACCTGCGTCTGGTGCTGTGCAACGGCAGGATTATCAG AGACCAGAGGCAGCGCGCCACGGAGAAGAGTATGGGGACAGCGGGCAGTGACGGGCCAGTGGGCCCCCAGAAGGACACAGGCAGGATGAAAGTGGAGCGGGATGAATCGGGCCAGGGACAGCGCAGCACCAAGGAGAGGGACGAGAAACCCAGGCGCATCAAGA tgtttttggAAAGCGTGAAATCTGAACTCAGGAACGGAGGATCATCAGGGCACTCTGAGGAGTCCGACTCGGGCTCTGAAGACAGTTGCACTACACAG cagaAAGACTCTTCAGAGGACGATTCAGGGAGCtcggaggaagaggaggaggagaaggaggcggTATCCTCACGGAGAGAGGCCGGGAGAGGCTCAGGGCGCGTGATGGATCTGTACCCGGCCAATCAGAGACACCGACACCGGAGCAAACCACTGAAaag AGAACGTCCTACCTCGCCGAGCACAGAAGAAGCTATTCAGGGCATGCTGTCCATGGCAGGCCTGCTGTGCCCACAGCAGCCAGACGAGGGCGCCACGTCTCAGGAGCCCTGGTGGTCCAGCCCAGCCCACCCCTCTCCGAACTGCG gtgggggagaggagagccAGGGGGATTCAGACAGTAACTCTGCACTCAGCCATCAG GGTGCACTGAGGCCGCAGAGCGACCTCCGGACGGAGTGCCGGCCGGGGCTCCACCAGAGGATCCAGGAGAGCAAAAAATTCATGGACAGCCagagcagcggcagcagcagcagcagcagcgaggCATGGGCCAATCACAGGCTCTCTCCagacccccccagccccctgcgCCGGGACGCCAGCCCTGGGATGGAGTACCAGTACAGCGAGACGTCCCTGTCGCCCCCTCTGCACCCTTCCAAGAGGCTCGCCTCCAACCCCCCTCCCATCAGCAACCAGGCCACAAAAG GCAAACGTCCCAAGAAAGGCATGGCCACTGCCAAACAGAGACTGGGGAAGATCCTCAAACTGAACCGGCACAGTCGTTTCTTTGTGtag
- the kdm7ab gene encoding lysine-specific demethylase 7B isoform X3: protein MAAAPLYCVCRQPYDVSRFMIECDICKDWFHGSCVQVEEHHAVDIDVYHCPNCDVIHGPSLMKKRNNWHRHDYTEPDDGTKPVQAGTSVFVKELRARTFPSSADDILVRMQGSQVTQKYLEKQGFQYPIAVAKLDGLGLQLPPPSFSVKDVEQYVGSDKIIDVIDVARQADSKMKLGEFVKYFYSPSRPKVLNVISLEFSDTKMAELVVVPDIAQKMSWVENYWPDDSFFPKPFVQKYCLMGVKDSYTDFHIDFGGTSVWYHVLWGEKIFYLIKPTPANLALYEAWSSSPNQSEVFFGEKVDKCYKCVVRQGTTLLIPTGWIHAVLTSQDCMAFGGNFLHNLNIAMQLRCYEMERRLKTPDLFKFPYFEAICWYVAKNLLETLKELREDNCQPPAYLVEGVKALTTALRNWLKREVTEPASEVPDHIRPNHLIKELTKEIRYQEEEQGGAGGSKPMKSQGSGMCPVTRSTLERGTQARRTARRLRDHHAAKTPSNLDILELHTREVLRRLEVAPFEEDTAFSSRVNGKFNKVSTASAAAVERSLDNDLRLVLCNGRIIRDQRQRATEKSMGTAGSDGPVGPQKDTGRMKVERDESGQGQRSTKERDEKPRRIKMFLESVKSELRNGGSSGHSEESDSGSEDSCTTQKDSSEDDSGSSEEEEEEKEAVSSRREAGRGSGRVMDLYPANQRHRHRSKPLKRERPTSPSTEEAIQGMLSMAGLLCPQQPDEGATSQEPWWSSPAHPSPNCGGGEESQGDSDSNSALSHQGALRPQSDLRTECRPGLHQRIQESKKFMDSQSSGSSSSSSEAWANHRLSPDPPSPLRRDASPGMEYQYSETSLSPPLHPSKRLASNPPPISNQATKGKRPKKGMATAKQRLGKILKLNRHSRFFV, encoded by the exons CTGTGTCCAAGTTGAGGAGCACCATGCTGTGGACATCGATGTCTACCACTGTCCCAACTGCGATGTCATACACGGACCCTCCCTGA TGAAGAAGCGCAATAACTGGCACAGGCACGACTACACTGAGCCGGACGACGGCACCAAGCCAGTGCAGGCCGGCACCTCCGTGTTCGTGAAGGAGCTGCGTGCCCGGACCTTCCCCAG cAGTGCTGATGATATCCTGGTGCGGATGCAGGGGAGCCAGGTGACCCAGAAGTACCTGGAGAAGCAGGGCTTCCAGTACCCCATCGCAGTGGCCAAACTGGATGGGCTGGGCCTTCAGCTGCCgcccccctccttctctgtcaaGGACGTGGAGCAGTATGTCG GGAGCGATAAAATCATCGACGTCATCGACGTGGCCCGGCAGGCAGACAGCAAGATGAAGCTGGGCGAGTTCGTCAAGTATTTCTACAGCCCCAGTCGGCCAAAGGTTCTGAACGTCATCAGCCTGGAGTTCTCCGACACCAA gatgGCAGAGCTGGTGGTGGTGCCGGACATCGCCCAGAAGATGTCATGGGTGGAGAACTACTGGCCTGACGACTCCTTCTTCCCCAAGCCCTTCGTGCAGAAGTACTGCCTCATGGGGGTGAAGGACAGCTACACGGACTTCCACATAGACTTCGGGGGCACCTCTGTGTGGTACCATGTGCTCTGG GGCGAAAAGATTTTTTACTTGATAAAGCCGACGCCGGCGAACCTTGCACTATACGAGGCGTGGAGCTCGTCCCCCAACCAGAGCGAAGTGTTCTTCGGGGAGAAGGTGGACAAGTGCTACAAGTGCGTGGTGCGGCAGGGAACCACACTTCTCATCCCCACAG GCTGGATCCATGCTGTCCTCACCTCTCAGGATTGCATGGCATTTGGAGGCAACTTCCTTCACAACCTTAACATAGCCATGCAGCTCAG GTGTTACGAGATGGAGCGAAGGCTGAAGACTCCTGACCTCTTCAAATTCCCCTACTTCGAGGCCATCTGCTGGTATGTGGCCAAGAATCTGCTGGAGACTCTGAAAG aaTTACGAGAAGATAACTGCCAGCCGCCGGCCTACCTGGTAGAGGGAGTGAAAGCTTTAACTACTGCACTGAGGAACTGGCTGAAAAGAGAG gttaCTGAACCAGCCAGCGAGGTCCCCGATCATATCAGGCCCAACCATCTGATAAAGGAGCTCACAAAGGAAATCCGCTACCAGGAG gaggagcagggcGGTGCCGGCGGCAGCAAGCCGATGAAATCTCAGGGAAGCGGTATGTGCCCCGTGACGCGGTCCACGCTGGAGCGGGGCACGCAGGCACGGCGGACGGCCAGGCGGCTGCGCGACCACCACGCCGCCAAGACGCCCTCCAACCTGGACATCCTGGAGCTGCACACGCGTGAGGTGCTGAGGAGGCTGGAGGTGGCCCCCTTCGAGGAG GATACCGCCTTCAGCTCCAGGGTGAATGGGAAGTTCAACAAGGTCTCCACGGCGTCGGCGGCGGCGGTGGAGAGGAGTTTGGACAACGACCTGCGTCTGGTGCTGTGCAACGGCAGGATTATCAG AGACCAGAGGCAGCGCGCCACGGAGAAGAGTATGGGGACAGCGGGCAGTGACGGGCCAGTGGGCCCCCAGAAGGACACAGGCAGGATGAAAGTGGAGCGGGATGAATCGGGCCAGGGACAGCGCAGCACCAAGGAGAGGGACGAGAAACCCAGGCGCATCAAGA tgtttttggAAAGCGTGAAATCTGAACTCAGGAACGGAGGATCATCAGGGCACTCTGAGGAGTCCGACTCGGGCTCTGAAGACAGTTGCACTACACAG aAAGACTCTTCAGAGGACGATTCAGGGAGCtcggaggaagaggaggaggagaaggaggcggTATCCTCACGGAGAGAGGCCGGGAGAGGCTCAGGGCGCGTGATGGATCTGTACCCGGCCAATCAGAGACACCGACACCGGAGCAAACCACTGAAaag AGAACGTCCTACCTCGCCGAGCACAGAAGAAGCTATTCAGGGCATGCTGTCCATGGCAGGCCTGCTGTGCCCACAGCAGCCAGACGAGGGCGCCACGTCTCAGGAGCCCTGGTGGTCCAGCCCAGCCCACCCCTCTCCGAACTGCG gtgggggagaggagagccAGGGGGATTCAGACAGTAACTCTGCACTCAGCCATCAG GGTGCACTGAGGCCGCAGAGCGACCTCCGGACGGAGTGCCGGCCGGGGCTCCACCAGAGGATCCAGGAGAGCAAAAAATTCATGGACAGCCagagcagcggcagcagcagcagcagcagcgaggCATGGGCCAATCACAGGCTCTCTCCagacccccccagccccctgcgCCGGGACGCCAGCCCTGGGATGGAGTACCAGTACAGCGAGACGTCCCTGTCGCCCCCTCTGCACCCTTCCAAGAGGCTCGCCTCCAACCCCCCTCCCATCAGCAACCAGGCCACAAAAG GCAAACGTCCCAAGAAAGGCATGGCCACTGCCAAACAGAGACTGGGGAAGATCCTCAAACTGAACCGGCACAGTCGTTTCTTTGTGtag